One Azospirillum brasilense DNA window includes the following coding sequences:
- a CDS encoding FHA domain-containing protein codes for MNQAGKEEVIFQKSSAGGGKPTTISTIDEIDVGPASLCTDALQLFSYESRMLLLRLLRGYWDDQAVIPAEQLHRYYPLRYFEREALLFNPAVSRLATLQAPLLGVKPFDRHDQLMRMFTRLKEMAQASDTLAPFDAALARGGVGGLLAAAAERPPEERDRLVTHAFAAVLEPCRDWPGKVKALLRFHREDGEEEANRRLLDQMLAETVDGREPVRALIGYAPDLGAALHSLIAAVHGDLDDRLPHTDELLALSNALGGGGFEETRRALLRRIQGGLAGLTPLTRTGTAAEGKAFGVIVDRLTNFDGFLGGAGMAEALTRRAKTVWSSGGQDASFDTAVQRLATRLPAPAQRIGYLLDLATSPFGRNKLSVLIRLVASEFESITSARELVAPGVSTDDVRSGLGRRLRAAGIPRALAEGLIAKIAAIPDAERSLGIPLLAAPVGEVVTRATEETILIDAPKAAERLVLFWRGHTRAIPEDGAQLVIGRSSQCQFVLDIASASRRHAAVSRQDGVFVVEDLSRNGTQIAVPGVAEPRRLKPGEPLPLPPRGEIVIGSAELGEEPARIAWEIVKR; via the coding sequence GTGAATCAGGCGGGCAAGGAAGAGGTCATCTTCCAGAAGTCCAGCGCCGGCGGCGGGAAGCCGACCACAATCTCCACCATCGACGAGATCGACGTCGGACCCGCCAGCCTCTGCACCGACGCGCTTCAGCTCTTCTCCTACGAGAGCCGGATGCTGCTGCTGCGCCTGCTGCGCGGCTATTGGGACGATCAGGCGGTGATTCCGGCCGAGCAGCTCCACCGCTACTACCCGCTGCGCTATTTCGAGCGGGAGGCCCTGCTGTTCAACCCGGCGGTCAGCCGGCTCGCCACCCTTCAGGCGCCCTTGCTGGGGGTGAAGCCGTTCGACCGCCACGACCAGCTCATGCGGATGTTCACGCGGCTGAAGGAGATGGCCCAGGCGTCGGACACGCTGGCGCCCTTCGACGCGGCGCTGGCCCGCGGCGGGGTCGGCGGCCTGCTGGCGGCGGCGGCGGAGCGCCCGCCGGAGGAGCGCGACCGGCTGGTCACCCACGCCTTCGCCGCGGTGCTGGAGCCCTGCCGCGACTGGCCCGGCAAGGTCAAGGCGCTGCTGCGCTTCCACCGCGAGGACGGGGAGGAGGAGGCGAACCGCCGCCTGCTCGACCAGATGCTGGCGGAAACGGTGGACGGGCGGGAGCCGGTGCGCGCGCTGATCGGCTACGCGCCCGACCTGGGGGCGGCGCTGCACAGCCTGATCGCGGCGGTGCACGGCGACCTCGACGACCGGCTGCCCCACACCGACGAACTGCTGGCCCTGTCCAACGCGCTGGGCGGCGGCGGCTTCGAGGAGACGCGCCGGGCGCTGCTGCGCCGCATCCAGGGCGGTCTGGCCGGCCTGACCCCGCTGACCCGCACCGGCACCGCCGCGGAGGGCAAGGCCTTCGGCGTCATCGTCGACCGGCTGACCAATTTCGACGGCTTCCTGGGCGGCGCCGGCATGGCGGAGGCGCTGACCCGGCGCGCCAAGACGGTGTGGAGTTCCGGCGGGCAGGACGCGTCCTTCGACACGGCGGTGCAGCGTCTGGCCACCCGCCTGCCGGCGCCGGCCCAGCGCATCGGCTATCTGCTGGACCTCGCCACCAGCCCCTTCGGGCGCAACAAGCTCAGCGTCCTGATCCGGCTGGTCGCCAGCGAGTTCGAGAGCATCACCTCGGCCCGTGAGCTGGTCGCCCCCGGCGTCAGCACGGACGATGTGCGCAGCGGCCTGGGCCGCCGCCTGCGCGCCGCCGGCATCCCACGCGCGCTGGCCGAGGGGCTGATCGCCAAGATCGCGGCGATTCCGGACGCCGAACGGTCGCTCGGCATTCCCTTGCTGGCTGCTCCTGTTGGGGAGGTCGTGACGCGGGCGACCGAGGAGACGATCCTGATCGACGCCCCGAAGGCGGCGGAGCGGCTGGTCCTGTTCTGGCGCGGCCATACGCGGGCGATTCCGGAGGACGGGGCCCAGCTCGTCATCGGGCGGTCGTCGCAGTGTCAGTTCGTCCTCGACATCGCCTCAGCCTCGCGCCGGCACGCCGCGGTGTCGCGACAGGACGGCGTCTTCGTGGTGGAGGATCTCAGCCGCAACGGCACCCAGATCGCCGTGCCGGGGGTGGCGGAGCCGCGACGGTTGAAGCCCGGCGAACCGTTGCCGCTGCCGCCGCGCGGCGAAATCGTCATCGGCTCCGCGGAGCTGGGCGAGGAGCCGGCGCGCATCGCCTGGGAAATCGTCAAGCGCTGA
- a CDS encoding 4'-phosphopantetheinyl transferase family protein codes for MRETEEIQLCYADLRGLAHRLEAFRALLSPDETARAARFATEELRTRCVLRRGLLRHRLGRVMGRDPASLVFAYGPMGKPFLPDGPAFNLADCKDHVLIAIAPLETVELGVDVERLRSVADAAGIAERFFAPEERDAFAALPEALRDEAFLNGWTRKEAFIKATGQGLSTPLDRFAVELTPGRPARLLSLDGALEAGSALDWSLFDLRPAPGLVGALAVRGNGWRPVFRPLDEAFSA; via the coding sequence ATGCGGGAAACGGAAGAAATTCAACTCTGTTATGCCGACCTGCGCGGGCTGGCGCACCGGCTGGAGGCGTTCCGCGCCCTGCTCTCCCCCGACGAGACGGCGCGGGCCGCCCGTTTCGCGACGGAGGAGCTGCGCACCCGCTGCGTCCTGCGGCGCGGGCTGCTGCGCCATCGTCTCGGGCGGGTGATGGGCCGCGACCCGGCGAGTCTGGTCTTCGCCTACGGGCCGATGGGCAAGCCCTTCCTCCCCGACGGCCCGGCCTTCAACCTTGCCGACTGCAAGGATCACGTGCTGATCGCCATCGCCCCCCTTGAGACGGTGGAGCTGGGGGTGGACGTCGAGCGGCTGCGGTCCGTGGCGGACGCCGCCGGCATCGCCGAGCGCTTCTTCGCGCCGGAGGAGCGCGACGCCTTCGCCGCCCTGCCCGAGGCGCTGCGGGACGAGGCGTTCCTGAACGGCTGGACCCGCAAGGAGGCCTTCATCAAGGCGACCGGCCAGGGGCTGTCCACGCCGCTCGACCGTTTCGCGGTGGAGCTGACGCCGGGCCGCCCCGCCCGCCTGCTCAGCCTGGACGGCGCGCTGGAGGCCGGGAGTGCTCTGGACTGGTCGCTGTTCGACCTGCGCCCGGCGCCGGGGCTGGTCGGCGCGCTGGCGGTGCGCGGCAACGGCTGGCGCCCCGTGTTCCGTCCGCTGGACGAAGCCTTCAGCGCTTGA
- a CDS encoding phosphoribosylaminoimidazolesuccinocarboxamide synthase — MVDTAQLAPHLSNVVKDAAIPELPNHYRGKVRENYDLPDGRRIIIATDRLSAFDIILTAIPFKGQVLTQIARYWFEATKDLCPNHVLEYPDPNVVVAKRLTIMPVEIVVRDYLAGTTGTSLWTMYKKGRREMYGHVFPDGLRENQKLPETIITPTTKAFDAGHDEELTAAQIVERGLLTQAQWDEVTAKALALFARGREIAAARGLILVDTKYEFGFDEAGNIILADEIHTPDSSRYWFAASYPERYEAGQRPESFDKDFVRSWVTQRCDPYKDAIPEIPAEVVLEAARIYIEAFETITGQTFQVPAEVTPAVERIRANLAPYFAKP, encoded by the coding sequence ATGGTCGATACCGCTCAGCTTGCTCCGCATCTGTCCAACGTCGTCAAGGACGCCGCCATTCCCGAGCTGCCCAACCACTACCGGGGCAAGGTGCGCGAGAATTACGACCTTCCCGACGGGCGGCGCATCATCATCGCCACCGACCGGCTGTCGGCCTTCGACATCATCCTGACCGCCATCCCCTTCAAGGGGCAGGTGCTGACCCAGATCGCCCGCTACTGGTTCGAGGCGACGAAGGACCTTTGCCCGAACCACGTCCTGGAATACCCGGACCCCAACGTCGTGGTCGCCAAACGGCTGACCATCATGCCGGTGGAGATCGTGGTCCGCGACTATCTGGCCGGCACCACCGGCACCTCGCTGTGGACGATGTACAAGAAGGGCCGTCGGGAGATGTACGGCCACGTCTTCCCCGACGGGCTGCGCGAGAACCAGAAGCTGCCGGAAACGATCATCACCCCGACCACCAAGGCGTTCGACGCCGGCCATGACGAGGAGCTGACCGCCGCCCAGATCGTGGAGCGCGGGCTGCTGACCCAGGCCCAGTGGGACGAGGTGACGGCGAAGGCGCTGGCCCTGTTCGCCCGCGGGCGCGAGATCGCGGCGGCGCGCGGCCTGATCCTGGTCGACACCAAGTACGAGTTCGGCTTCGATGAGGCGGGCAACATCATCCTGGCCGATGAGATCCACACGCCGGACAGCAGCCGCTACTGGTTCGCCGCCAGCTATCCGGAGCGGTACGAGGCCGGGCAGCGTCCGGAGAGCTTCGACAAGGATTTCGTGCGGAGCTGGGTGACCCAGCGCTGCGACCCCTACAAGGACGCCATCCCGGAAATCCCGGCGGAGGTCGTGCTTGAGGCCGCCCGCATCTACATCGAGGCGTTCGAGACCATCACCGGCCAGACCTTCCAGGTCCCGGCGGAGGTCACGCCGGCGGTGGAGCGCATCCGGGCCAATCTGGCGCCCTATTTCGCGAAGCCGTGA
- a CDS encoding D-2-hydroxyacid dehydrogenase family protein, translating into MKIAILDDYQNVARDLAEWHRLPNGSALTVFERPIPAEEVAGTLAPYSVLVIMRERTPFPASLIDALPNLRLLVTTGGRNNAIDLEACKARGITVCGTGMVGTPTAELTWGLILALVKRIPQEERGLRAGRWQAGLTQGLAGKRLGLVGLGRLGTQVARVGQAFGMEVAAWSPNLTDERAAAAGVVRLDKRDLFATSDIVSVHLVLGERTRGVVGADDIDAMKPSAFFVNTSRAGLVDGDALLAALHEHRIAGAGLDVFPVEPLPVDSPWLEAPNTVLTPHLGYVTRENYEVFYRDALDDILAWHAGEPVRMLA; encoded by the coding sequence ATGAAGATCGCCATCCTCGACGATTACCAGAACGTCGCGCGCGATCTGGCGGAATGGCATCGCCTGCCCAACGGCAGCGCGCTGACGGTCTTCGAACGGCCGATCCCGGCGGAGGAGGTGGCGGGCACGCTCGCCCCCTACAGCGTCCTGGTGATCATGCGGGAACGCACGCCGTTCCCCGCGTCGCTGATCGACGCGCTGCCGAACCTGCGGCTTCTGGTCACCACGGGGGGCCGCAACAACGCCATCGATCTGGAGGCCTGCAAGGCCCGCGGCATCACCGTCTGTGGGACCGGCATGGTCGGCACCCCGACGGCTGAGCTGACCTGGGGGCTGATCCTGGCGCTGGTCAAGCGCATCCCGCAGGAGGAGCGCGGCCTGCGCGCCGGGCGCTGGCAGGCCGGCCTGACGCAGGGGCTGGCCGGCAAGCGCCTCGGCCTCGTCGGGCTGGGCCGGCTGGGCACCCAGGTGGCGCGGGTCGGCCAGGCCTTCGGGATGGAGGTCGCGGCCTGGAGCCCCAACCTGACCGACGAGCGGGCGGCGGCGGCCGGCGTGGTCCGGCTGGACAAGCGCGACCTGTTCGCCACCTCCGACATCGTCAGCGTCCATCTGGTGCTGGGCGAGCGGACGCGGGGCGTAGTCGGGGCGGACGACATCGACGCGATGAAGCCCTCGGCCTTCTTCGTGAACACCTCGCGCGCCGGTCTGGTGGATGGGGACGCCCTGCTGGCAGCCCTGCACGAACACCGCATCGCGGGCGCCGGGCTGGACGTCTTCCCGGTGGAGCCGCTGCCGGTGGACAGCCCCTGGCTGGAGGCACCGAACACGGTGCTGACGCCGCATCTGGGCTATGTCACCCGCGAGAACTACGAGGTCTTCTACCGCGACGCGCTGGATGACATCCTCGCTTGGCACGCCGGCGAGCCGGTGCGGATGCTCGCGTAA